The following coding sequences lie in one Ostrea edulis chromosome 8, xbOstEdul1.1, whole genome shotgun sequence genomic window:
- the LOC125661029 gene encoding uncharacterized protein LOC125661029 has product MYTAQVFFTILLAVSQLNFSEGRPKDTLQKENLKELLLRHSVGYNASTNKEHGKDNGRSLEEEIDDREIDPDDPYMQLLLSMGVEEDGVIKHPKGLHPENSKKLVEERLDRTMEGELETDKEGRRRKQKRMKRNFGPEWQKWPMSTVPYSFASNLVTNRESFLKAVELFDNLTCIRWKPKSPEVETEVGHKGYVLVQNAAGCSSGLGFYGDSEHHITLQEPGCGSVRIAVHEMLHRLGQRHEQSRKDRDRYVNIKWENINPGTEYNFYRRMTYNRNPYDFGSVLQYGLTDFGNGNPTIELRDTNLRFLEYPGDHVFSFYDLKDVLDQYDCTAHCTSPPVCQNSGYVNIKCQCTCPTGFTGDICQTIVTDQDCGGEIYLEENGGLETSVTSPNYPNKIGHGKICRWVVKAPDGYIIKMTIDGLHMAYNPDTLRCYHWLEIQYNLPGQPGIRRCGDVVGETFLTSRDSPTLMIVTMDTKFAGSRTTLKGFKLHFEKEREVCRDSLCKYGVCFPTEVTACQYKCVCQIGYTGEHCDQVIDEASLKCTFERFEKCFFDNIQEGDNFEWGPGFKHTISMGTGPEEAYKGERFLFTEMSSPRKPGDRAVIQTTLPLPAKAGCLSFAYNMFGRHVNKLTLFAEGTNTAKASLWSKEGNQGSDWLIAKVNVPATTGLKLSFEAITGDAWDSDVALDEITWEVGQCDTNIAKDCIEIGKEYEGTHDHTKGGIKCQAWSATSPHTPNARYAYLATESNYCRIADEPVPWCYTTDNKTRWDWCDVPYCIATECMYTPNGLDYTGTVSHTQTGIPCQRWDSQTPHPHSLNNLYKDENYCRNPDRSVGPWCHTQDPDTRWDLCDVPKCELIKDRECLITGRGLDYAGKKAVTTSGKTCLSWTDEAMSGDSNYCRNPDVSPKPWCYVEGETGPVKEYCDIPLCVSANSPCFPNPCKNRGQCDVNETSYSCTCLEGFKGDNCELEDQVGVAECKRTSDGRDYKGTIHVTTSGRTCQVWASQSPHSHGTGTDLPGNYCRNPDGEPSPWCYTTDTNVRYELCDIPDCVTPPLECLSNSDPTGQSYFGTQNVANTGDVCQRWDRQSPHTHIYTGIGDQGNYCRNPDDGSTPWCYTVNPEVRWSQCDIPRC; this is encoded by the exons CCCAAAGGGTTGCATCCCGAAAATTCCAAGAAACTTGTAGAGGAGAGATTGGATAGAACCATGGAGGGGGAGCTTGAAACTGATAAAGAAGGCAGACGGAGAAAGCAG AAACGGATGAAGAGGAATTTCGGACCAGAGTGGCAGAAATGGCCGATGTCTACTGTTCCTTATTCATTTGCATCCAATTTAG TGACCAACCGAGAATCGTTTTTGAAGGCTGTCGAATTGTTTGATAACCTGACCTGTATTCGATGGAAGCCGAAGTCACCGGAAGTAGAGACGGAAGTAGGACACAAGGGATACGTTCTTGTACAAAA CGCGGCAGGTTGCAGTTCGGGATTAGGTTTTTATGGCGACAGTGAACACCATATTACCCTTCAGGAGCCCGGATGTGGATCG GTGAGGATAGCTGTACATGAAATGCTACACAGACTCGGACAAAGACACGAACAATCGCGGAAAGATCGGGATCGATATGTCAATATTAAATGGGAAAACATCAATCCGGGAACTGAGTACAACTTTTATCGCCGGATGACGTACAATCGTAACCCGTATGACTTTGGAAGCGTGTTGCAGTATGGGCTGACG gATTTCGGAAATGGAAATCCGACAATAGAACTGAGAGACACAAACCTGAGATTTCTGGAGTACCCTGGTGACCACGTGTTCTCTTTCTATGATTTGAAGGACGTTTTGGATCAGTATGACTGCACAG CCCATTGTACATCGCCCCCTGTCTGTCAGAACTCGGGATACGTCAATATCAAATGTCAGTGCACATGTCCGACAGGTTTCACTGGAGATATATGTCAAACGATTGTCACAGATCAGG ACTGTGGTGGAGAAATTTATCTAGAGGAAAATGGTGGACTGGAAACATCGGTCACTTCTCCTAATTATCCGAATAAAATTGGTCACGGTAAAATCTGCAGATGGGTAGTCAAG GCACCGGATGGTTACATCATTAAGATGACGATAGACGGTCTCCACATGGCTTATAATCCGGACACACTCCGATGTTATCACTGGCTGGAAATACAGTACAACCTCCCGGGACAACCAGGAATAAG ACGATGTGGTGATGTCGTTGGTGAGACGTTTTTGACGTCCCGCGATTCACCTACACTAATGATTGTTACCATGGACACCAAATTCGCAGGCAGCAGAACAACACTTAAAGGATTCAAACTGCACTTTGAGAAGGAAAGAGAAG TGTGCAGGGACAGCCTCTGTAAATACGGAGTGTGTTTTCCAACGGAAGTTACGGCATGCCAGTATAAATGTGTGTGTCAGATTGGATACACCGGAGAACACTGTGACCAAGTCATAG ACGAGGCCAGTCTTAAATGCACATTTGAGAGATTTGAGAAATGTTTCTTCGACAACATACAGGAAGGAGACAATTTTGAATGGGGTCCTGGGTTT AAACACACAATCTCCATGGGAACAGGTCCCGAGGAGGCCTATAAAGGCGAGAGATTTCTTTTTACTGAGATGTCGTCACCGAGAAAACCGGGCGATAGAGCAGTGATACAGACCACATTACCCCTACCAG CAAAAGCCGGGTGTCTCTCCTTTGCTTACAACATGTTTGGTCGCCATGTCAACAAGCTAACCTTGTTTGCTGAGGGAACAAACACAGCCAAGGCCTCCCTCTGGTCAAAAGAAGGAAACCAGGGTTCTGATTGGTTGATAGCCAAAGTGAATGTACCAGCTACAACAGGATTAAAG CTCTCCTTTGAGGCCATCACGGGGGATGCCTGGGACAGTGACGTAGCACTGGATGAAATCACGTGGGAAGTTGGACAATGTG ACACTAACATTGCTAAAGATTGTATAGAAATTGGAAAAGAGTATGAAGGAACACACGACCACACTAAAGGAGGCATAAAGTGTCAAGCGTGGTCAGCGACCTCACCACACACACCCAACGCCA GATATGCCTACCTTGCTACCGAGTCAAACTATTGCCGGATCGCTGATGAACCTGTGCCTTGGTGCTACACCACAGACAACAAAACACGATGGGACTGGTGTGACGTGCCTTACTGTA TTGCGACTGAATGTATGTACACACCTAACGGACTAGACTACACCGGAACTGTGAGTCACACCCAGACTGGAATACCGTGTCAAAGATGGGATTCACAGACTCCCCACCCCCACAGCTTAAACAATTTGTACAAGGACGAGAACTACTGCAGGAATCCGGATAGAAGTGTGGGTCCCTGGTGTCACACCCAGGATCCAGACACGAGGTGGGATCTCTGTGACGTACCCAAAtgtg AGTTGATCAAGGATAGGGAGTGTCTTATAACGGGCAGAGGGCTGGACTATGCTGGAAAAAAAGCCGTAACAACTTCCGGAAAAACGTGTCTATCCTGGACAGATG AGGCAATGAGTGGCGATTCCAATTACTGTAGAAATCCAGATGTATCTCCCAAGCCTTGGTGTTACGTAGAGGGAGAAACCGGACCGGTTAAGGAATATTGCGACATTCCACTCTGTG TTTCAGCAAACTCTCCATGTTTTCCGAATCCATGTAAGAACAGAGGACAATGTGATGTCAACGAGACGTCGTACAGCTGTACCTGTCTGGAAGGattcaagggagataactgtgaATTAGAGG aCCAAGTTGGAGTTGCTGAGTGTAAAAGAACAAGTGATGGACGAGACTATAAAGGTACAATACACGTCACAACATCGGGACGGACATGTCAGGTGTGGGCTTCTCAATCTCCTCACAGCCATGGGACGGGAACAGATCTACCGGGAAATTATTGTAGGAACCCGGATGGTGAACCATCACCCTGGTGCTATACCACAGACACGAATGTACGATACGAGTTGTGTGATATTCCTGATTGTG TCACACCACCGCTGGAGTGCCTCTCTAACTCGGACCCCACAGGACAATCATACTTCGGAACGCAGAATGTCGCCAATACTGGGGATGTGTGTCAGAGATGGGACAGGCAGTCACCACATACCCATATCTATACTGGAATCGGTGACCAAGGTAATTACTGCCGAAACCCGGATGACGGAAGCACCCCCTGGTGTTACACCGTGAACCCGGAAGTTCGTTGGTCCCAGTGTGATATCCCCCGTTGCTGA